The following proteins are co-located in the Polystyrenella longa genome:
- a CDS encoding carboxylesterase family protein → MYLRAAVFCSVFLFFSIAGIPQSVVCADEIVTENNVSEEGAAEIELKASFQYLTFLPKDYDQQEKWPLVLFLHGAGERGDDLEKVKVHGPPMQAAAGREFPFILVAPQCPKGYWWYPNELAGLLDQLEEKYNVDPDRIYVTGLSMGGYGTWSLASYCPERLAAVAPVCGGGVAYLTTEYQDLAVWAFHGDQDSVVSLRSSEELIERLKKRGAKEIRFTVYEGIGHNSWTKAYDTPEFYDWLLQQRRGAAPTEAK, encoded by the coding sequence ATGTATTTACGAGCCGCGGTCTTCTGTTCTGTTTTTCTGTTCTTTTCAATTGCGGGTATCCCGCAGTCTGTCGTCTGTGCCGACGAGATCGTGACTGAAAATAATGTCAGCGAAGAAGGTGCAGCGGAAATTGAATTGAAAGCGAGTTTTCAATATCTCACTTTCCTGCCGAAGGATTACGATCAACAGGAAAAATGGCCGCTCGTGCTCTTCTTACATGGGGCTGGCGAGCGGGGTGACGATCTGGAAAAAGTGAAAGTCCACGGCCCTCCGATGCAAGCGGCAGCGGGAAGAGAATTTCCGTTTATTCTGGTGGCTCCCCAATGCCCAAAAGGGTACTGGTGGTATCCAAATGAACTCGCCGGTTTGCTCGATCAATTGGAAGAGAAGTACAATGTCGACCCGGACCGCATCTATGTGACGGGACTGAGTATGGGCGGATACGGAACCTGGTCACTTGCTTCGTATTGCCCGGAACGGTTGGCTGCCGTCGCGCCCGTATGCGGAGGAGGCGTCGCGTACTTGACGACAGAATACCAAGACCTCGCCGTCTGGGCATTTCATGGAGACCAGGACTCGGTAGTCAGTTTACGAAGTAGCGAAGAGCTGATTGAACGTCTTAAAAAGCGCGGGGCAAAAGAAATTCGCTTCACAGTATATGAAGGGATCGGTCACAACTCCTGGACGAAGGCGTATGACACTCCCGAGTTTTACGACTGGTTGCTCCAACAGCGACGCGGAGCAGCGCCAACTGAAGCAAAGTAA
- a CDS encoding DUF481 domain-containing protein, with the protein MHFFSPFIPIPVASIKAILHRHLRQVLTVILLCSGISSLPCSGVGAAEIASSGPISQQSAASAPQPAAKTLLAESVGMLTLKDGRQLLGQLSGLTTFQLTWTVPTGETVSIPLTMVEKIDVKPIKEKVVPLEESPLIKPEEMFSGPSAQGLIEPIDQSEISEEPAALPEEELAAAEASASSTADDDDGAEKQSAEDVDTEAEDALFQLTQWEETVVAPLPEPVTFSYRFSRQQMKAWTKRFEIGARFLDGNSEEKTINSEARFENRYSDYTTRIDMGAKWGRARDVQISNQLFANANMDFGEVGSWIFFVTNQNQYDELQDLDYRGTLSAGVGYRFLDDEERRFITRLGPGVTAEEYSTPGNDRVTADIFAEAELQWPLFDRTHFESKSTIRPSIEDYEVFRFTNDMAVLVQLDEQSSWQFKLGVKQEYNSAPAALKKKSDFTTVFQLVYTLK; encoded by the coding sequence ATGCATTTTTTTTCACCGTTTATCCCAATACCTGTCGCCTCTATTAAGGCGATATTGCACAGACACCTCCGTCAAGTTCTGACGGTGATTCTTCTGTGTAGTGGGATATCGAGCCTTCCCTGCTCTGGCGTGGGAGCCGCAGAAATTGCGTCTTCCGGCCCCATTAGTCAGCAGTCCGCAGCTTCGGCTCCACAGCCTGCAGCAAAGACTTTACTGGCCGAGTCCGTTGGAATGTTGACCCTTAAAGATGGGCGACAGCTTCTCGGGCAGTTGTCTGGTTTAACGACTTTTCAACTGACTTGGACAGTTCCGACTGGAGAGACCGTTTCGATCCCGCTGACGATGGTGGAAAAGATCGACGTCAAACCAATAAAAGAGAAAGTGGTTCCCCTCGAGGAATCTCCATTAATCAAGCCGGAAGAGATGTTTTCTGGCCCCTCGGCTCAGGGGTTAATCGAACCCATCGACCAATCTGAAATAAGTGAAGAACCAGCGGCGCTTCCCGAGGAAGAGCTGGCTGCCGCAGAGGCCTCCGCTTCATCGACGGCTGATGACGATGATGGCGCCGAAAAACAGTCCGCAGAAGACGTCGATACCGAAGCGGAAGATGCCCTGTTTCAGTTGACACAATGGGAAGAAACCGTTGTGGCCCCATTGCCGGAACCAGTCACCTTCAGCTATCGATTCTCTCGTCAACAGATGAAAGCCTGGACCAAACGATTCGAGATCGGAGCGCGTTTCCTGGACGGGAACAGTGAGGAAAAGACGATCAACTCTGAAGCCCGCTTTGAAAATCGCTATTCCGACTACACGACACGTATCGACATGGGTGCCAAATGGGGCCGAGCACGGGATGTGCAGATTTCGAATCAGCTGTTTGCGAACGCCAACATGGACTTTGGTGAAGTCGGAAGCTGGATCTTCTTCGTCACGAATCAGAACCAGTACGACGAATTACAGGACCTTGACTACCGAGGAACACTTTCAGCCGGGGTTGGTTACCGTTTTCTCGATGACGAAGAACGACGATTCATTACTCGACTTGGTCCTGGTGTGACAGCGGAAGAATATAGCACCCCCGGTAACGACCGCGTCACGGCAGACATCTTCGCAGAGGCAGAGCTACAATGGCCGCTTTTTGATCGGACTCATTTCGAAAGTAAATCGACGATTCGCCCCAGCATCGAAGACTACGAAGTCTTCCGGTTCACCAACGACATGGCTGTCCTGGTGCAGTTGGATGAACAGTCTTCCTGGCAATTTAAACTGGGGGTCAAACAAGAGTACAACTCGGCCCCCGCCGCACTGAAGAAAAAATCAGACTTCACAACGGTTTTCCAACTGGTATATACCCTGAAGTAA
- a CDS encoding protein kinase domain-containing protein — MRAPNRKQSDPPYARLVIERDQGPPIVKDVHRATTLVGSAPGCNIQLISTVVAPAHAVVTLERNQFRLRDLRTTSGTFVNAEKTELTTLNDGDEIRIGGVKLRFETNLYRSSLSEHSDTQLLMALHHEPSAAANISHDYTVDEADRLRRGSAFARLKFTHSSGSVGFKDILRNTTLIGSAPGANIQLIAETIAPAHALMTLESEQLVLRDLRTREGTRVNGRRVEVQELQNGDRIEIGNFLFTFETDLSVETEDINSLQDTQYTMSAIPDLSGTDPDLPAESPSLEKELTETTPEKHSKEKTTPEELSQTMEIEIPQQILTHPTESGITDQHQRENLEQLLHEIHQREERCHERDEELEARQKEIEHREAELTQRERELDSADSRLLKTAQDFRIQYEHFQHEQSHRSATEEQIETRHRSLQELETTLVRRQADLEEKQAELNQQENALSKEKEQLKSSHAEIYEKQEELQYQLSELQKQTDLIETHKEEIVTRVRKLESNEAILETAQEQLHTSREELAKQQAAVEQLQIELQEQQARLHEEQKENSEKQESNSGEIALLSAELAERQNEIDSRLQEINTLTEQLQARDQSLQERETQLEQQQALIQSQTEEIAERQSRLEEATTAFEQREKELQQRSSSLEQLQRQHEEDRQKWQSELEQLKQTLAAQQANQAEFSSQQQQLANWKESLNRGLNSLEKGRTRYWKLLRLDARESVNDMTIAKSLLVHGKITRYQAEWMINGRFPPFKIDHYEVESLLDTGGMGWLYKGVDTRTNKPVALKLINRQSLTDNSLLTRFQLEAKAGLRVKHPNVIHTLEIGENELFDYLSTELIEGINLSEYRELHDRLPWQQACDFALQTAKGLKAIHDAELIHRDIKPSNLVIDDTGKVKILDFGLAMMRDEEDEFTLAMIYGHDCVGTADYIAPEQSLDSFKVGPQADFYSLGCTLYLWLAGRVPFPAKPIREKLDGHRHHEPTPLEELANDVPPDVIAIVLKLMKKDPADRYQTADEIITSLTPLAERRHCWFDYPAILLVRSAEARARIRIQAKNTSDITNELPGSTNDIRREAKATRSNQ; from the coding sequence GTGCGAGCTCCCAACCGCAAACAATCTGATCCACCCTATGCCCGATTAGTCATCGAGCGAGATCAGGGTCCGCCCATTGTAAAAGATGTTCACCGGGCGACCACGCTCGTCGGTTCGGCTCCTGGTTGTAATATTCAGCTCATCTCGACCGTCGTCGCACCAGCGCACGCGGTCGTTACGCTGGAACGCAACCAGTTTCGACTCCGCGACCTGCGCACTACGAGCGGGACATTCGTCAACGCCGAAAAGACAGAGCTAACCACCCTGAACGATGGTGACGAAATACGAATTGGCGGCGTAAAGCTTCGATTTGAAACCAACCTGTATCGTTCTTCCCTGTCGGAACATTCTGATACCCAACTGCTGATGGCGCTCCATCATGAGCCAAGCGCCGCGGCGAACATCAGCCACGACTACACTGTCGACGAAGCGGACCGATTGCGCCGGGGTTCTGCGTTCGCTCGACTGAAGTTTACCCACTCGTCGGGGAGTGTCGGGTTTAAAGACATCCTTCGGAACACGACGCTCATCGGTTCTGCCCCCGGGGCTAACATCCAGTTGATCGCCGAAACGATTGCGCCGGCCCATGCGTTGATGACGCTTGAATCGGAACAGCTCGTTCTGAGGGACTTGCGTACTCGGGAAGGAACCCGTGTTAACGGACGCCGAGTTGAAGTTCAGGAACTGCAGAATGGTGATCGGATCGAGATCGGTAATTTTCTGTTTACTTTTGAAACAGACCTCTCCGTCGAAACCGAAGACATCAACTCCCTGCAGGACACTCAGTACACAATGTCCGCAATCCCGGACCTATCGGGGACCGATCCTGATTTACCAGCTGAGTCCCCTTCGCTGGAGAAAGAACTCACTGAAACGACTCCTGAGAAACATTCGAAAGAGAAAACGACTCCGGAAGAGTTATCGCAGACGATGGAAATCGAGATCCCTCAACAAATTCTCACTCATCCGACGGAAAGTGGTATCACCGACCAGCACCAGCGAGAGAATCTTGAACAGCTGCTCCATGAAATTCATCAACGGGAAGAACGCTGTCACGAGCGGGATGAAGAATTGGAAGCACGGCAGAAAGAGATTGAACACCGCGAAGCGGAACTGACTCAAAGAGAGAGAGAATTGGATTCAGCCGATTCTCGATTATTAAAAACGGCGCAGGATTTTCGAATTCAATATGAACATTTCCAGCACGAACAAAGCCATCGGAGTGCCACCGAAGAGCAGATAGAAACACGTCATCGATCCTTACAGGAACTCGAAACGACTCTGGTTAGGCGTCAGGCCGATCTGGAAGAGAAGCAAGCCGAGCTGAATCAACAGGAAAACGCATTAAGCAAGGAAAAAGAACAACTCAAATCATCCCATGCGGAGATTTACGAGAAGCAGGAAGAACTGCAGTACCAGCTATCCGAACTGCAGAAACAGACTGACCTGATCGAGACACACAAAGAAGAGATTGTTACCCGCGTTCGTAAGCTGGAATCGAATGAGGCGATTCTGGAAACTGCCCAGGAACAATTGCATACATCCCGGGAAGAACTTGCCAAACAACAAGCAGCAGTCGAACAACTACAGATAGAATTGCAAGAACAACAGGCCCGCCTTCACGAAGAACAAAAAGAGAACTCAGAAAAACAGGAATCGAATTCAGGCGAGATCGCCTTGCTCTCGGCCGAATTAGCAGAACGTCAAAACGAAATTGATTCGCGGCTTCAGGAGATCAACACACTTACGGAGCAACTCCAGGCACGGGATCAATCTCTTCAGGAGAGAGAAACCCAACTTGAGCAGCAGCAAGCTCTTATTCAATCTCAGACGGAAGAGATCGCAGAAAGACAATCTCGTTTGGAGGAAGCGACAACCGCGTTCGAACAACGGGAGAAAGAGCTTCAACAGCGAAGCAGCAGTCTGGAGCAGCTTCAGCGTCAGCACGAAGAGGATCGTCAGAAATGGCAGTCCGAACTCGAACAACTGAAACAAACCCTTGCCGCACAGCAGGCGAATCAGGCCGAATTCAGTTCGCAACAACAGCAATTGGCGAACTGGAAAGAAAGTCTGAATCGGGGTCTGAATTCACTCGAAAAAGGCCGTACCCGATATTGGAAACTGCTCCGCCTCGATGCTCGCGAGAGCGTGAACGATATGACCATCGCCAAATCTCTGCTGGTCCACGGGAAGATTACCCGCTACCAAGCAGAATGGATGATCAATGGACGTTTTCCTCCCTTCAAAATCGATCATTATGAAGTCGAATCACTCTTAGATACAGGTGGCATGGGTTGGCTGTATAAAGGGGTCGATACACGAACGAATAAGCCGGTCGCTTTGAAGCTGATCAATCGGCAGTCACTGACCGACAATTCATTACTCACCCGTTTTCAACTGGAAGCGAAAGCAGGTCTGCGGGTAAAACACCCGAACGTGATCCACACCTTGGAAATTGGCGAGAACGAACTCTTCGATTACCTGTCGACGGAACTGATCGAGGGCATCAACCTGAGTGAATATCGTGAACTCCACGATCGACTTCCGTGGCAGCAGGCTTGCGATTTTGCACTGCAAACAGCGAAAGGATTGAAGGCAATCCACGACGCCGAACTGATCCACCGGGACATCAAACCCTCCAATCTAGTGATAGACGATACCGGGAAAGTGAAGATTCTCGATTTTGGTCTCGCCATGATGAGAGACGAAGAAGACGAGTTCACGCTCGCGATGATTTACGGACATGATTGTGTCGGGACGGCGGACTACATTGCTCCCGAACAATCGCTGGACAGTTTCAAAGTCGGTCCTCAGGCCGATTTCTATTCGCTGGGTTGCACCTTGTATCTCTGGCTCGCCGGACGAGTTCCCTTTCCCGCGAAGCCAATCCGGGAGAAACTGGATGGTCATCGCCATCACGAACCAACACCACTGGAAGAATTAGCCAACGACGTACCACCCGACGTCATCGCGATTGTTCTTAAGCTGATGAAAAAAGACCCAGCGGACAGATATCAGACTGCGGACGAAATCATCACCAGTCTGACGCCTCTTGCCGAACGACGGCATTGCTGGTTCGATTATCCGGCGATTCTATTAGTCAGATCGGCCGAAGCCCGAGCAAGGATTCGTATTCAAGCGAAGAATACGAGCGACATCACCAATGAGCTACCGGGTTCCACGAATGACATTCGACGCGAAGCGAAGGCTACGCGAAGCAACCAATAG
- a CDS encoding outer membrane protein assembly factor BamB family protein yields the protein MKLLLIRVLVLSVSILSFLILAISKTPAAEPARYPLSDDLQTLADDLDNEGYQEIVSNMIRNDLEEEWKRVATADNYIRFREQQGGLEKINQDPELKAAYEQRKEIAERYLKMMEDAYAALKKPSKVLQGAELEQFLAEPPAMANQLKADKSTTITPYLVVDEAELGETWPQFRGPTGQGKVLQNQVPLQWGPDKNVVWKQTVEGTGHSSPVIWKDDLFLTRSSEDGLSRELLCYDVHTGDLRWQRKVPEPETTERLYWKNSYASSTPVTDGERVVVFMGNSGLTSFSVDGTQEWHQPFEPFETIHGPAASPIIYKDLVILVQDQNKGDSLFVAYNKQTGDLVWRQPREQNPGWASPTLFNVNGKVELVHNGSHFVRGYDPATGAELWQLAGPSREAVPNLITGQNALYSVSGRNGPILAFLPGGKGDVTETHLLWKNKRGGPHVPSPAYHDGRLYIATDTGILRCLDASTGKSLWQERLSGKFSASPLIVGDLLYFTNEMGKTYIFRSGEKFDPVETNDLEEYMLASAAVAHNRIYFRTQTTLYCIGQP from the coding sequence ATGAAGCTGCTTCTCATTCGCGTCCTGGTTTTATCCGTCTCGATATTGAGTTTCTTAATTCTGGCAATTTCCAAGACTCCAGCAGCGGAACCGGCTCGTTATCCCCTCAGTGACGATCTGCAAACGCTGGCAGACGACCTTGATAATGAGGGATATCAGGAGATCGTCTCTAACATGATTCGGAACGACCTGGAGGAAGAGTGGAAACGCGTTGCGACCGCCGACAACTATATTCGCTTTCGGGAACAGCAGGGTGGGCTCGAAAAGATCAATCAGGATCCGGAACTAAAAGCCGCTTATGAGCAACGCAAAGAAATTGCCGAACGCTACTTGAAGATGATGGAAGATGCTTACGCGGCACTGAAGAAACCTTCTAAAGTCCTGCAAGGGGCAGAACTCGAACAATTCCTTGCCGAACCACCCGCGATGGCGAACCAGCTGAAGGCCGATAAGAGTACTACGATCACGCCTTATCTCGTCGTCGATGAAGCGGAACTGGGCGAGACCTGGCCGCAGTTTCGAGGCCCCACAGGCCAGGGGAAGGTTCTGCAGAACCAAGTCCCACTTCAATGGGGACCTGACAAGAATGTTGTCTGGAAACAGACGGTAGAAGGAACAGGGCATAGCTCCCCCGTGATCTGGAAAGACGACCTGTTCCTGACCCGATCTAGCGAAGATGGATTATCGCGAGAACTTCTTTGCTACGACGTCCACACTGGTGATTTGCGTTGGCAGCGGAAAGTGCCGGAACCGGAAACCACCGAGCGATTGTATTGGAAAAACTCCTACGCCAGTTCGACTCCCGTGACTGACGGCGAACGTGTTGTCGTTTTCATGGGAAACAGCGGATTGACCAGTTTCTCTGTGGATGGAACTCAGGAATGGCACCAACCCTTTGAACCTTTCGAAACCATTCATGGTCCGGCGGCAAGCCCGATCATCTATAAGGACCTGGTCATTCTCGTTCAGGACCAGAACAAGGGCGATTCTTTATTCGTCGCTTATAATAAACAGACTGGCGATTTAGTCTGGCGACAACCTCGGGAGCAGAATCCCGGCTGGGCGAGCCCCACTTTGTTCAACGTGAATGGGAAAGTGGAACTGGTTCATAATGGTTCGCACTTCGTTCGAGGTTACGATCCAGCAACGGGTGCAGAACTCTGGCAACTGGCGGGGCCTTCACGCGAGGCTGTCCCCAATCTAATCACCGGCCAGAATGCTTTGTACTCTGTTTCGGGACGAAACGGTCCCATCCTCGCTTTTCTTCCCGGAGGCAAAGGGGACGTGACTGAAACGCATCTTCTCTGGAAGAACAAGCGTGGCGGCCCGCACGTTCCCTCCCCCGCATACCACGATGGCCGGTTATACATCGCAACCGACACCGGTATTCTGAGATGTCTCGACGCCAGTACCGGTAAATCCTTGTGGCAGGAACGTCTCTCGGGCAAGTTCTCTGCCTCACCGCTCATCGTCGGGGATCTCCTGTACTTCACGAATGAAATGGGGAAGACATACATCTTCCGCTCGGGAGAGAAGTTCGATCCCGTTGAGACCAATGACCTTGAAGAATACATGCTGGCCAGCGCCGCCGTCGCCCACAATCGCATCTACTTCCGCACGCAAACAACGCTCTACTGCATCGGTCAACCTTAA
- the guaA gene encoding glutamine-hydrolyzing GMP synthase, translating into MTESGTHLASINKYRSWSDLEHEEKILVLDFGSQTAQLIARRVREQDVLCMLVRHDLSVERIKELNPIGLILSGGPESVYGETAPKPDPEIFDLGIPILGICYGMQTICHASGESVKAGDVREFGRADCQSIDPNADLFKEIPEESVVWMSHGDQVENLPEGFVSLAKTSTCPHAAVRHESKSIYGLQFHPEVTHTKFGSQLLKNFVRTICGAKGTWQIASLIEREVEAIREYVGNRRVICGLSGGVDSSVVAALLYKSIGPQLSCIFVDNGLLRKGEVEQVRNEFTNHFKTDLHVVDARDRFLDELAGVTDPQQKRKIIGRVFIECFRTEAESIEDAHFLAQGTLYPDVIESGANADGPAHTIKSHHNVGGLPAELGFELIEPLRDLFKDEVRAMGLELGLPPELIWRHPFPGPGLAVRCLGAISEDRLVTLRDADAIVIEELHNAGLYREVQQAFAVLLPVQSVGVMGDARTYEDTLAIRAVETDDFMTADWYPLPYEVLQKMSTRIINSIRGINRVVYDISSKPPSTIEWE; encoded by the coding sequence ATGACAGAGAGTGGAACCCATTTAGCCTCCATCAACAAATACCGAAGCTGGAGCGATCTGGAACATGAGGAGAAAATCCTCGTCCTTGATTTTGGTTCTCAGACGGCGCAGTTAATTGCCCGTCGCGTCCGAGAGCAGGATGTCCTCTGTATGCTCGTACGGCACGATCTTTCTGTAGAACGAATCAAAGAACTCAACCCGATAGGCCTGATTCTATCTGGTGGACCGGAAAGCGTTTACGGAGAAACGGCTCCGAAACCTGACCCGGAAATCTTCGATCTCGGCATTCCGATTCTCGGCATCTGCTACGGCATGCAGACCATCTGCCATGCCTCCGGAGAAAGCGTGAAAGCGGGCGATGTCCGCGAGTTTGGCCGAGCAGATTGTCAGTCAATCGACCCGAACGCCGATCTCTTCAAAGAAATTCCGGAAGAATCGGTGGTCTGGATGAGCCACGGTGACCAGGTCGAAAACCTGCCCGAAGGTTTTGTCTCTCTTGCCAAAACAAGCACTTGCCCCCACGCCGCGGTTCGTCATGAATCCAAATCGATCTACGGTTTGCAGTTTCATCCTGAAGTGACCCACACAAAATTCGGTTCACAGCTGCTTAAAAACTTTGTCCGCACGATTTGCGGAGCGAAAGGGACTTGGCAAATAGCCTCGCTGATCGAACGCGAAGTGGAAGCCATACGAGAATATGTTGGCAACAGGCGTGTCATCTGCGGCCTCTCCGGAGGAGTCGACTCCTCCGTCGTCGCGGCATTACTTTATAAATCAATCGGGCCACAGCTTTCGTGTATTTTTGTCGACAACGGACTGCTTCGCAAAGGGGAAGTGGAACAGGTTCGCAACGAGTTTACTAATCACTTCAAAACAGACCTGCACGTGGTCGACGCCCGGGACCGGTTCCTGGATGAACTGGCGGGAGTCACTGACCCTCAGCAGAAACGTAAAATCATCGGACGAGTGTTCATTGAATGTTTCCGCACTGAAGCGGAGTCAATCGAAGATGCCCACTTCCTTGCACAGGGCACATTGTATCCCGATGTCATTGAATCGGGTGCCAATGCGGATGGACCTGCTCATACGATCAAATCACACCACAATGTCGGTGGGCTACCTGCGGAACTCGGTTTCGAGTTAATCGAGCCACTCCGTGATCTCTTCAAAGACGAAGTCCGCGCGATGGGATTAGAACTGGGTCTCCCACCCGAACTGATCTGGCGGCATCCCTTCCCCGGACCCGGCCTTGCTGTGCGTTGTCTGGGTGCGATCTCTGAAGACCGTCTCGTCACCCTGCGTGATGCTGATGCCATTGTTATTGAAGAACTGCACAACGCTGGCCTTTATCGTGAAGTGCAACAGGCCTTCGCCGTTCTCCTGCCTGTGCAGTCAGTCGGAGTCATGGGCGATGCCCGTACCTACGAAGATACCCTCGCCATCCGAGCCGTCGAGACAGACGACTTCATGACGGCTGACTGGTATCCGCTTCCTTATGAAGTCCTGCAGAAGATGTCGACCCGCATCATCAACAGTATTCGCGGTATCAATAGAGTCGTCTACGACATTAGCTCAAAACCTCCCAGCACCATCGAATGGGAATGA
- a CDS encoding glycoside hydrolase family protein, translated as MVNLKQNRFTHAVRMLGGISVVVALLSSVSIQAQDSVLDIGDKRELFVDDYLIDTLDGTEQQLSKLRDEGPVIQFDNPWEGAFCGYVTIIKDGDEYRCYYRALPQAGKDGNIAEAYAMATSKDGIHWEKPKLGLFEFDGSKENNIVFGKHAPETHNFCPMLDGNPNAAADARYKALGGTKSGGGLVAFKSPDGINWTEIQEEPVITQGAFDSQNVPMWSASEQKYICYLRVFVDGIRRISRCESDDFVNWTEPKLMGYKDKPAEHLYTNQTRPYFRAPHIYVSTAARFFPGRQVLDKEQAEEVGVHPSYFKDISDGIFMTTRGGTDYDRTFMEGFIRPGIGYENWVSRTNYPALGCVPTGENEMSVYANMNYGQPTAYLRRFSMRLDGFASIHADYDGGTATTKPFIFDGKELTVNFATSAAGEIFTEIQDADGTPIPGFTMDDSVRSIGNEISRTIRWKSGADVSSLAGKPVRLHFKMKDADLYSIKFEK; from the coding sequence ATGGTTAACCTGAAGCAGAATCGTTTTACCCACGCAGTTCGAATGTTAGGGGGAATTAGTGTCGTCGTCGCCCTGCTTTCTTCGGTCTCCATTCAGGCGCAAGACTCCGTTCTCGATATTGGTGACAAACGAGAGTTATTCGTCGATGACTACCTGATCGATACCTTGGATGGAACAGAGCAGCAGTTATCAAAGTTGCGTGATGAGGGTCCCGTCATCCAATTCGATAATCCATGGGAAGGCGCATTCTGTGGATACGTCACCATCATAAAAGATGGCGACGAATACCGTTGTTATTACCGCGCTCTCCCTCAAGCTGGGAAAGATGGTAATATTGCAGAGGCTTACGCTATGGCGACCTCTAAAGATGGTATTCATTGGGAAAAGCCTAAACTGGGACTGTTTGAATTCGATGGTTCCAAAGAGAACAACATTGTCTTTGGGAAACATGCACCAGAAACTCACAACTTCTGTCCGATGCTGGATGGAAACCCCAATGCTGCTGCAGATGCTCGATACAAAGCTCTAGGTGGAACGAAAAGTGGCGGCGGATTGGTCGCCTTTAAATCTCCCGATGGGATTAACTGGACCGAAATCCAAGAAGAGCCAGTGATTACCCAAGGGGCTTTTGATTCTCAGAATGTTCCCATGTGGTCCGCTTCCGAGCAAAAATATATCTGTTATCTGCGTGTCTTCGTTGATGGAATTCGCCGTATCTCTCGCTGTGAGTCGGACGACTTCGTCAATTGGACCGAGCCTAAATTAATGGGCTACAAAGACAAACCGGCCGAACACCTTTACACCAACCAGACTCGCCCATACTTCCGCGCTCCTCACATCTATGTCTCAACAGCGGCTCGCTTTTTTCCAGGCCGACAAGTACTCGACAAAGAGCAGGCCGAAGAAGTGGGGGTTCATCCCAGCTACTTCAAAGACATCTCCGACGGTATCTTCATGACGACTCGTGGTGGAACTGACTACGACCGAACCTTCATGGAAGGTTTCATTCGTCCGGGGATTGGATATGAGAACTGGGTATCAAGAACGAACTACCCTGCACTGGGATGTGTCCCAACGGGTGAGAATGAAATGTCGGTTTACGCGAATATGAACTACGGTCAACCGACCGCCTACCTTCGCCGATTTTCGATGCGTCTGGATGGCTTTGCTTCGATTCATGCCGACTACGATGGGGGAACTGCGACCACAAAACCGTTCATCTTCGATGGCAAAGAATTAACGGTTAACTTCGCCACTTCTGCTGCTGGAGAGATCTTCACCGAGATTCAGGATGCCGACGGCACTCCGATCCCTGGATTCACCATGGACGATTCCGTTCGGAGCATTGGCAACGAAATCTCCCGCACGATCCGTTGGAAATCAGGGGCAGACGTCAGTTCGCTCGCTGGTAAACCGGTCCGGTTGCATTTCAAAATGAAAGACGCCGACCTGTACTCGATCAAATTCGAGAAATAG